In the genome of Methanococcoides burtonii DSM 6242, the window AACAATTCCTCCGGCAATTCCTATCAATCCCAATATTAGTGTCACTGTGCCAAATCCCATCATTACCACGAAAGGATCCGAAATTCCGAAAACTTCAGAAGTGCCATACATCATGGTTCCCCCGCCTGGCCAGATATTGATTATAGCTACATAAAATATGACAGCTGCTATGATGACTCCAATAGAGCCACCGGCGATTCCAAATATTGTTTCAGTTTTTTTGCTCACGGTATTCTCTCCTGGTTATCCTGTATCCTGACCAGGAAGTAATACATAATTGCACCTATAAAATTCAGGACAATTAGCACAATCGACC includes:
- a CDS encoding DUF4064 domain-containing protein; translated protein: MSKKTETIFGIAGGSIGVIIAAVIFYVAIINIWPGGGTMMYGTSEVFGISDPFVVMMGFGTVTLILGLIGIAGGIVAKTDKKKGGKLMLASGILGIALFFWMWMLPGLLLTIGGIIAIRTSE